Proteins from a genomic interval of Crassostrea angulata isolate pt1a10 chromosome 7, ASM2561291v2, whole genome shotgun sequence:
- the LOC128192735 gene encoding heat shock 70 kDa protein 12A-like — protein MAESLTQEEASKSPKLLVAAIDFGTVYSGYAYSFKYEWIKVKINNWGGGENLSYKTPSVLLLNPDQSFNSFGYQAERKYAELAENGSECKKYFYFQRFKMILRTSLEKRVHRKTQCVADNGLQMDAIKIFTHCINHMKEHLLKALEYIQKDKITVDDIYFVLTVPAIWDDTAKMFMREAAVKAGIKSNQLSIALEPEAASIYCQLTHLESTDKSRMFQPENELGAKYMVLDLGGGTADITIHQLKQDGTIAELVPASGGSWGGTCIDKAFNEFLTNLFGESVMNMFYTDSEYVEDCLDFWKDFEFKKRAFEVNTKNEIVTGPKFAIRIPVAIKEIEEKQSNSKGKSIDFVINSVIARSSYRSVLTFENGILLMEASFFVQMFVPTIDLLVNHLKQLYKDIGGDLKVILMVGGFSESSVIQDAIKKEFEGKCRVVVPNQAGLAVVKGAVYFGHQPHLISERVSRYTYGIQSWPAFNETKHVKSKRIVMDDGPRCKDVFFKFVTKGEKIKPGDKKSYIFKSLRPNAKTLDCGVFISNEKDPKYVDDKGCTKLGTLNIPLDGVDRNVDIEESLIFGDTELHVTACNCTNKIEYKVTFDLLSEDINLP, from the exons ATGGCTGAATCTCTAACACAGGAGGAGGCCTCAAAGTCGCCCAAACTGCTTGTGGCTGCTATAGATTTTGGAACTGTATACTCAGGTTATGCATACTCATTCAAATATGAATGGATCAAGGTAAAGATAAACAACTGGGGTGGTGGCGAAAATCTTTCTTATAAGACTCCCAGTGTTCTTCTTCTCAACCCAGACCAGTCCTTTAATTCGTTTGGGTATCAAGCAGAACGAAAGTATGCAGAATTAGCAGAAAATGGGAGTGAGTGCAAGAAATACTTCTACTTTCAACGTTTTAAGATGATACTGCGGACATCTCTGGAAAAG AGAGTTCATAGGAAAACCCAGTGCGTTGCAGACAATGGATTACAAATGGATGCCATCAAAATTTTTACGCATTGTATCAACCACATGAAAGAGCACCTTTTAAAAGCGTTGGAATACatacaaaaagacaaaattacCGTAGacgatatatattttgttttgacaGTTCCAGCAATTTGGGATGATACAGCAAAGATGTTTATGAGGGAAGCTGCAGTCAAG GCAGGAATTAAAAGCAACCAACTCTCAATCGCCTTGGAACCCGAAGCAGCATCCATTTATTGTCAGTTGACACACTTGGAATCAACCGACAAAAGCAGAATGTTTCAGCCGGAAAATGAACTTGGTGCTAAATACATGGTCCTTGATCTTGGCG gaGGAACAGCTGATATAACAATTCATCAGTTAAAACAAGACGGTACCATTGCGGAACTCGTTCCGGCAAGCGGAGGCAGTTGGGGAGGAACGTGCATCGATAAAGCCTTCAATGAATTTCTTACAAACCTTTTTGGAGAATCAGTAATGAACATGTTTTATACTGATTCCGAATACGTTGAAGATTGTCTAGACTTTTGGAAAGattttgaattcaagaaaaggGCATTTGaagtaaatacaaaaaatgaaattgtaacTGGACCAAAATTTGCCATTAGAATTCCAGTTGCGATTAAGGAAATTGAAGAAAAGCAGAGTAATTCTAAAGGGAAATCTATAGACTTTGTTATTAACAGTGTCATTGCCAGATCGTCCTACAGGAGTGTATTAACATTTGAAAACGGTATATTACTCATGGAAGCTTCCTTTTTTGTTCAGATGTTTGTTCCAACAATTGATTTACTTGTCAACCACCTAAAACAGCTTTACAAGGACATCGGGGGggatttaaaagtaattttaatgGTTGGGGGGTTTTCGGAAAGCAGCGTTATCCAAGATGCTATCAAGAAAGAGTTCGAAGGAAAATGCAGAGTGGTTGTTCCTAACCAAGCAGGTCTTGCTGTTGTCAAAGGAGCAGTTTACTTTGGTCATCAACCACATCTGATATCCGAACGAGTCTCCAGGTACACCTATGGAATTCAATCATGGCCGGCATTCAATGAGACTAAACATGTCAAATCAAAACGAATCGTAATGGACGATGGACCAAGATGCAAAGACGTATTTTTCAAATTCGTAACCAAAGGAGAAAAAATAAAGCCAGGAGACAAGAAGTCTTACATATTTAAATCTCTGAGACCAAATGCAAAGACGCTCGATTGTGGGgtctttatttcaaatgaaaaagatCCAAAGTATGTTGACGATAAAGGTTGTACAAAGCTTGGGACATTGAACATTCCACTTGATGGGGTCGACAGAAATGTCGATATAGAAGAGTCTTTGATATTTGGGGACACAGAGCTCCACGTGACTGCTTGCAACTGTACAAATAAGATTGAATACAAAGTTACGTTTGACCTGCTTTCCGAAGATATCAATTTACCCTGA